Proteins from a genomic interval of Niabella soli DSM 19437:
- a CDS encoding RNA polymerase sigma factor, whose translation MSTESNHNISDSDLIKGCIDGDRRMQEELYRRFSPKMYAVCLRYASNTDEAQDILQDAFIKVYKKLDSFRGDGSFEGWVRRIFVNTAIEHFRRKKYLQPVTEREENTIEGKYISVLDELAEKDILQLITQLSPGYRTVFNMYVVEGYSHKEIGDMLGISEGTSKSQLSRAKAILQDLVKKYIENKDKTETLNNEQAT comes from the coding sequence TTGAGCACTGAAAGCAACCATAATATATCAGACAGCGACTTAATTAAAGGGTGCATTGATGGCGACCGGAGAATGCAGGAAGAGTTGTACCGTCGTTTTTCCCCAAAGATGTATGCCGTATGCTTGCGTTACGCTTCAAATACTGATGAAGCTCAGGATATTTTGCAGGACGCATTCATAAAGGTTTACAAAAAGCTGGACAGTTTCAGGGGTGACGGGTCCTTTGAAGGATGGGTACGCCGCATTTTTGTAAATACGGCTATTGAACATTTCCGGAGAAAGAAATACCTGCAGCCGGTTACAGAAAGGGAAGAAAATACAATTGAAGGAAAATATATTTCCGTACTGGATGAATTAGCTGAAAAGGATATATTACAACTGATCACCCAATTGTCGCCCGGCTACCGCACGGTATTTAATATGTATGTAGTAGAGGGCTACTCCCACAAGGAGATCGGTGATATGCTGGGCATTAGTGAAGGCACAAGCAAATCGCAGCTATCCCGGGCAAAAGCCATTTTACAGGATCTGGTTAAAAAATATATTGAGAACAAGGATAAAACAGAAACATTAAACAATGAACAGGCAACATAA
- a CDS encoding sensor histidine kinase encodes MQIWQGCLQMGKALLQYIVYFTAIMKKGNIILIHIAFWLIRLAPYFPGGRSSPLLSVSFNAVAAVTFYINYLFIMPWFFQKKKYGWAAVAWVVLLFFFIFSRYLIEEIIYPAWLGIHNYYRGVTLQFYIKDNLNYAGVVIISSIMIWLLISFIKSVKENADLKTEKAKAEINFLKSQVSPHFLFNNLNNIYSLVYHGSDKALPAIQRLSEMMRYLTKGAKADHVLLSQELQYIRDYIALHSLRVSGTSHVVLVAGVLPYDPEIPPLLLIPFVENGFKHGVVTLPEQPFTIEVSLNGTILYFRTHNKINRHQKDAVSGIGLHNLKKRLELLFPAKHILTITSTGDCFNCEMTLKLV; translated from the coding sequence TTGCAGATCTGGCAAGGCTGTTTGCAGATGGGTAAAGCGCTCTTACAGTATATTGTTTACTTTACAGCAATTATGAAGAAAGGAAATATTATACTGATCCATATTGCATTCTGGCTGATACGCCTGGCTCCTTATTTCCCGGGAGGGCGTTCCAGTCCCCTGCTAAGCGTATCGTTTAATGCAGTGGCTGCCGTTACCTTTTACATCAATTATCTTTTTATTATGCCCTGGTTTTTTCAAAAGAAAAAATATGGGTGGGCCGCTGTTGCCTGGGTAGTATTGCTGTTTTTCTTTATTTTTTCCAGGTATCTTATTGAGGAAATAATCTATCCTGCCTGGTTGGGCATTCATAACTACTACCGGGGGGTTACGTTGCAGTTTTATATAAAAGATAATCTGAATTATGCAGGTGTTGTCATTATCTCCAGCATTATGATCTGGTTGCTGATCAGTTTTATAAAAAGTGTAAAAGAGAATGCCGATCTTAAAACGGAGAAAGCAAAAGCGGAAATAAATTTTCTAAAATCGCAGGTGAGCCCTCATTTTTTGTTTAACAACCTAAATAATATTTATTCATTGGTTTATCATGGTTCGGATAAAGCCCTGCCGGCTATTCAACGGCTAAGCGAAATGATGCGTTATCTTACAAAGGGTGCAAAAGCCGATCATGTGCTGTTAAGCCAGGAATTACAGTATATCCGGGATTATATAGCATTGCATTCGTTGCGGGTTTCCGGCACTTCCCATGTGGTACTGGTTGCTGGGGTATTGCCTTACGATCCTGAAATACCACCACTTTTGCTGATCCCGTTTGTTGAAAACGGGTTCAAACATGGGGTGGTTACCCTGCCGGAACAGCCTTTCACCATTGAAGTTTCCTTAAACGGAACAATACTGTACTTTCGTACCCATAACAAAATCAACAGGCATCAGAAGGATGCAGTCAGCGGCATCGGCCTGCATAACCTGAAAAAACGCCTGGAGCTTTTGTTCCCGGCCAAACATATATTAACGATCACCAGTACCGGGGACTGTTTTAATTGCGAGATGACCTTAAAATTAGTATAG
- a CDS encoding LytR/AlgR family response regulator transcription factor: MISCIVVDDEPWAAALVKDYIEKTPFLSLAGEFTNPLEALQYLKDHPVGLVFLDIQMPELTGIQFMKIMGNAAQVILTTAYGEYALDSYEYNVADYLLKPISFERFYTAALKARTLLQLKPEISTPGSIQTPGIVASEPFIFIKTDSRFVKVFVKDILFVEGLKDYIAVHTAGEKLVALDNLKTIGEALSKNQFVRVHKSFVVALEKIDVIERNRIFIGAQVIPIGDTYRDALHTILKEKQFGGK, translated from the coding sequence ATGATTTCATGTATTGTAGTAGATGATGAGCCCTGGGCGGCGGCGCTGGTAAAGGATTATATAGAGAAAACACCTTTTCTTTCATTGGCTGGTGAATTTACGAATCCCCTGGAAGCCTTGCAATACCTGAAGGATCACCCCGTGGGCCTGGTTTTTCTGGATATCCAGATGCCGGAACTGACGGGCATCCAGTTTATGAAGATCATGGGCAATGCTGCGCAGGTTATTTTAACGACTGCATACGGCGAATATGCACTGGATAGTTATGAATATAATGTGGCAGATTACCTGCTAAAGCCGATTTCCTTTGAACGTTTTTATACGGCGGCCTTAAAGGCCAGAACATTACTGCAACTTAAACCGGAAATAAGCACGCCAGGCTCCATACAGACTCCCGGAATAGTTGCTTCTGAACCATTTATTTTTATCAAAACAGACAGCCGTTTTGTAAAGGTATTTGTAAAGGATATTTTATTTGTAGAAGGATTAAAAGATTATATAGCGGTACATACTGCCGGTGAAAAACTGGTTGCCCTGGATAATCTTAAAACGATAGGGGAGGCGTTATCCAAAAATCAATTTGTACGGGTGCATAAATCTTTTGTAGTGGCGCTTGAAAAGATTGATGTTATTGAAAGAAACCGGATCTTTATAGGGGCACAGGTCATTCCGATCGGGGATACCTACCGGGATGCATTGCATACCATACTTAAGGAGAAACAATTTGGCGGGAAATGA
- the rpsL gene encoding 30S ribosomal protein S12 codes for MPTINQLVRKGREIIKAKSKSRALDQCPQRRGVCTRVYTTTPKKPNSALRKVAKVRLTNKVEVIAYIPGEGHNLQEHSIVLIRGGRVKDLPGVRYHIVRGSLDTAGVKDRKQSRSKYGTKKAKK; via the coding sequence ATGCCTACTATTAATCAGTTAGTTCGTAAAGGAAGAGAAATTATAAAAGCAAAAAGCAAATCCAGGGCTTTGGACCAATGTCCGCAGCGCCGTGGCGTTTGTACCCGTGTGTACACTACTACTCCTAAAAAGCCAAACTCTGCGCTGCGCAAAGTTGCGAAAGTGCGTTTGACAAATAAGGTAGAGGTGATCGCCTACATTCCGGGTGAGGGGCATAACCTGCAGGAGCACTCGATCGTTTTGATCAGAGGAGGTCGTGTGAAGGATTTACCGGGTGTACGTTACCACATTGTACGGGGTAGCCTGGATACTGCCGGTGTAAAAGACCGTAAGCAGAGCCGCTCCAAATACGGAACGAAAAAAGCTAAGAAGTAA
- the rpsG gene encoding 30S ribosomal protein S7: MRKAQAKKLPLAPDPKFNDKLVTRFVNNLMWEGKKSGAFTIFYDALDKVAKQTNDDGYEVWKKALANVTPAVEVRSRRIGGATFQIPSEVRPDRKISLSIKWLIRYSRDRNGRSMADKLANEIVAASKGEGAAFKKKEDTHRMAEANKAFAHFRV, from the coding sequence ATGCGTAAAGCACAAGCCAAGAAACTTCCGTTAGCACCGGATCCTAAGTTCAACGATAAACTGGTTACCCGTTTTGTAAACAACCTGATGTGGGAAGGTAAAAAAAGTGGCGCGTTCACTATTTTTTACGATGCGCTGGATAAGGTGGCAAAACAAACCAATGATGACGGGTACGAGGTTTGGAAAAAAGCGTTGGCTAATGTAACGCCTGCTGTAGAAGTACGCAGCCGTCGTATTGGTGGTGCAACTTTCCAGATTCCTTCTGAAGTACGCCCCGATCGTAAAATTTCATTGAGCATCAAATGGCTGATCCGCTACAGCCGCGACCGTAACGGCCGCAGCATGGCTGATAAACTGGCTAACGAAATTGTTGCTGCCAGCAAGGGTGAAGGTGCCGCTTTCAAAAAGAAAGAAGATACCCACCGTATGGCTGAAGCAAACAAGGCGTTTGCACACTTCAGAGTATAA
- a CDS encoding acyl-CoA thioesterase, whose translation MARIKVALPQIFSFVCTIPVRVTDINYGGHAGNDSLLGMIHEARVQFLDQLGYTEFAIEGAGLIMTDVAIEFKNEVFRGDTIFASVAAGDFHRAGFDLYYLLEKEADGKRIPVVYAKTGMICFDYTLRKVMAVPQAAVKRLQE comes from the coding sequence ATGGCAAGAATAAAAGTAGCGTTACCGCAAATCTTTTCTTTTGTCTGCACCATTCCGGTGCGGGTTACCGATATTAATTATGGCGGACATGCCGGTAACGACAGTTTGCTGGGCATGATCCATGAAGCACGGGTGCAGTTCCTGGATCAGTTGGGTTATACTGAATTTGCTATTGAAGGTGCTGGGTTGATTATGACCGATGTGGCCATCGAATTTAAAAACGAAGTGTTCAGGGGCGATACGATTTTTGCGTCGGTAGCCGCGGGTGATTTTCACCGCGCAGGGTTTGACCTGTACTATTTGCTTGAAAAGGAAGCGGACGGGAAAAGAATTCCCGTCGTTTATGCGAAAACGGGGATGATCTGTTTTGATTATACACTTCGAAAAGTGATGGCCGTGCCCCAAGCTGCGGTGAAACGATTGCAGGAATAA
- a CDS encoding DinB family protein yields METKTEVWLRGSKTPGLAPQLQPAADALLQTKEEIRSILEGFPEALLWERPAGLAAVGFHLKHIAGVLDRLLTYAEGAMLSEAQFIYLKSETVVDNSTIKELLEVLENAIDTAIDRYKKFEAGTLTEERKVGRAGLPATVFGLCFHAAEHTMRHLGQLLVTVKVLRTRHDQA; encoded by the coding sequence ATGGAAACAAAAACGGAAGTATGGCTGCGCGGGAGTAAAACACCGGGCCTGGCGCCACAGTTGCAGCCCGCAGCAGATGCATTATTACAGACAAAAGAAGAGATCAGAAGTATATTGGAGGGGTTTCCGGAAGCGCTGCTTTGGGAGCGTCCGGCGGGCTTAGCCGCTGTGGGGTTTCACTTAAAACATATTGCGGGCGTGCTGGACCGGCTGCTGACCTATGCGGAAGGAGCGATGCTTTCGGAAGCACAATTTATATATTTGAAAAGTGAAACAGTTGTTGACAACAGCACTATTAAAGAGTTGCTGGAAGTGCTGGAAAATGCTATTGATACAGCGATCGACCGCTATAAAAAATTTGAAGCGGGCACTTTAACCGAAGAAAGGAAGGTGGGGCGTGCGGGGTTGCCAGCCACTGTTTTTGGACTTTGTTTTCATGCGGCCGAGCATACCATGCGGCACCTGGGGCAATTGCTGGTAACGGTTAAAGTGCTGCGAACCAGGCATGATCAGGCATAG
- a CDS encoding branched-chain amino acid aminotransferase, which produces MVEAMSIPVTKTGHSNLDKVDFKHLGFGKYFSDHMLEADYVNGEWTNVNIRPYQALGFLPALSVLHYSQTIFEGQKAHKDEKGNIHIFRPHENWKRMNRSAERLAMPQVPEEIFIDGMKQLIELDKDFIPSGYDESLYIRPFLFATEETLGVKESSSYKFLIITGPVGSYFSAPARIYVEEKYTRAAPGGTGAAKTGGNYAASLLSSAEAKKQGYDQVLWMDALEHKYVQEVGAMNIMFMIGDTIVTPDLTDGTILNGITRMSLIEAFEEKGYKVEERKVSIDELVEAYRTGQLKEVFGCGTAATISHVKELKYKDLVMEFDVDSMKVSADMKKYLLDYKENLHGDPHGWLEKV; this is translated from the coding sequence ATGGTGGAAGCGATGAGTATACCGGTAACAAAAACCGGTCACAGTAATCTGGACAAGGTGGATTTTAAGCACCTGGGTTTTGGCAAGTATTTTTCGGATCATATGCTGGAAGCGGATTATGTCAATGGTGAATGGACCAATGTCAATATCCGCCCATACCAGGCGCTCGGTTTTCTCCCGGCGCTGTCTGTGCTGCATTACTCCCAAACTATTTTTGAAGGACAGAAGGCCCATAAGGATGAAAAGGGCAATATCCATATTTTTCGTCCGCATGAAAACTGGAAGCGGATGAACCGCTCGGCTGAGCGCCTGGCGATGCCACAGGTGCCCGAGGAGATCTTTATTGACGGGATGAAGCAACTCATCGAACTCGACAAGGATTTTATCCCTTCCGGCTATGATGAATCCCTGTACATCCGGCCCTTTCTTTTTGCAACAGAAGAAACCCTGGGGGTTAAAGAGTCTTCTTCTTATAAATTCCTGATCATTACCGGACCGGTTGGCTCCTATTTTTCTGCGCCGGCCCGCATCTATGTGGAAGAAAAATATACCCGTGCGGCTCCCGGCGGTACCGGCGCTGCCAAGACCGGCGGTAACTATGCCGCTTCTTTATTGTCTTCTGCAGAAGCAAAAAAACAAGGATACGACCAGGTATTGTGGATGGACGCGCTGGAACATAAATATGTACAGGAAGTGGGCGCCATGAACATTATGTTTATGATTGGTGATACTATTGTTACGCCCGACCTGACCGATGGCACTATTTTAAATGGTATTACCCGCATGAGTTTGATAGAAGCTTTTGAGGAGAAGGGCTATAAGGTGGAAGAACGTAAGGTTTCTATTGATGAACTGGTGGAAGCCTACAGAACCGGCCAGTTGAAGGAAGTGTTCGGTTGCGGTACGGCAGCTACTATTTCCCATGTTAAGGAACTGAAATACAAAGATCTCGTAATGGAATTTGATGTGGATAGCATGAAGGTATCTGCAGATATGAAAAAATATTTGCTGGATTATAAAGAAAATCTGCATGGCGATCCGCACGGATGGCTGGAGAAGGTTTAG
- a CDS encoding acyl-CoA-binding protein, with protein sequence MNQFEQAVADSKGLSEKPSNETLLQLYSLYKQATEGDINTDPPANPFDFVAKAKYNAWEDQKGKTREAAMAAYIALVSKLKDN encoded by the coding sequence ATGAACCAATTTGAGCAGGCGGTAGCCGACAGCAAGGGCTTATCCGAAAAGCCTTCCAACGAAACGCTGCTGCAACTGTACTCCTTATACAAACAGGCAACAGAAGGAGATATAAATACAGACCCGCCGGCCAACCCCTTTGATTTTGTAGCTAAGGCCAAATACAATGCGTGGGAGGATCAAAAGGGAAAAACCAGGGAAGCGGCCATGGCAGCATATATTGCATTGGTATCAAAGCTGAAAGATAACTAG
- a CDS encoding outer membrane beta-barrel family protein, which yields MKLFFTFLLSTLATALTAQNNTILKGRIVNSEKQALPLATVQLLNIDGALINTVVSDSTGAYHFSAKAGSSYYLQASFTGYKTQKSAIVKLQHEEVYLTPDLVLPPLAKNLTAVTVSTTKKLYEIRADKLVMNIENNPVAAGNSVFEVVKLAPAVTVDKDDNLLLKGAGTQIYIDGRPAYLSGQQLTEYLKSLPADIVATIEIITNPSSKYDAAGSSGIININLKKNKLYGINGMATLGGGIGSYSKANGGLGLNYRKGKINIYGNSYLGYSETYNELNLNSIMRGTTDTIYQNRNNYWHPRGKWWNYTLGMDYAINNKTTFGILFNGSLYNAPTRTDNTTNFLNAMQQRYQSIQSVKKEHSNTNNNALNLYFKKTLDSLGSEVVVNADYGNYARNETDINNNNFYNEQDQVFQDPYIFRNNQPAAVQLFSAKLDYTKYFSPKTRLEAGAKYSLVTNDNNLIADSLESQQWVNDNSRSNHFIYREQIAAAYTSFMKDWGAISAQVGLRAEQTIGSGESKTLNQTDERNYLNLFPTVFLSQKLDSVNTLQLNYARRISRPSYQSLNPFVMYVDPYTVFKGNPYLRPSYSNSFELKHIYKQLLFTTLSYRFSNKNQVQTIQQDAGTGRVTTINENAGRTDYVRLDVSIQLQPVKWWSAQNNIGINWSRSLSDIPGFSYDTKAFSGDLSSNHSFTLNKNLKLTTNFYYSAPGKSGIAKLLSSYAWSVGAQQQLWNQKASIRFNIYNLLSTHTYRAHYLGEGIDIVWRNEWEGRRFNLSFVYKFGNQKIKAARERNTSSEEKNRISL from the coding sequence ATGAAACTATTTTTCACTTTCCTTTTAAGCACGCTTGCAACCGCATTAACCGCACAAAATAACACGATCCTGAAAGGGAGGATCGTCAATTCAGAAAAACAGGCCCTGCCTTTGGCTACAGTGCAACTGCTGAATATTGACGGAGCGTTGATCAATACGGTCGTTTCGGATAGTACCGGAGCCTATCATTTTTCAGCTAAAGCCGGTAGCAGCTACTATTTACAAGCTTCATTTACGGGTTATAAAACGCAAAAATCGGCAATAGTAAAGTTACAGCATGAGGAAGTATATCTTACCCCGGACCTGGTGCTGCCACCTCTTGCAAAAAATCTGACCGCTGTAACGGTTTCCACAACAAAAAAGCTATATGAAATAAGAGCCGATAAACTGGTAATGAATATTGAAAACAACCCCGTTGCTGCAGGCAATTCGGTTTTCGAGGTGGTGAAGCTGGCGCCTGCGGTTACTGTAGACAAAGACGATAACCTCCTGCTTAAGGGAGCCGGTACCCAAATTTATATCGATGGCAGGCCAGCCTATCTCTCCGGCCAGCAATTGACAGAATATCTAAAGAGTCTTCCTGCAGACATTGTTGCCACCATTGAGATCATCACCAACCCTTCCAGCAAGTACGATGCGGCCGGCAGTTCAGGTATCATCAATATCAATCTAAAGAAAAATAAATTATACGGCATAAATGGCATGGCCACGCTTGGAGGCGGTATAGGCAGCTACTCAAAGGCCAATGGTGGGTTAGGCCTCAATTACCGGAAGGGAAAGATCAATATTTACGGGAACAGCTATCTTGGTTATAGTGAAACGTATAATGAGCTAAACCTGAATAGTATTATGCGAGGCACTACCGATACCATTTATCAAAACAGGAACAATTACTGGCATCCCAGGGGAAAGTGGTGGAACTATACCCTGGGTATGGATTATGCAATTAACAATAAAACCACGTTCGGTATTTTATTTAATGGCAGCCTTTATAATGCACCAACAAGAACAGACAACACCACCAACTTCCTGAACGCAATGCAACAGCGATACCAGTCCATTCAAAGTGTAAAAAAGGAGCATTCCAACACCAACAATAATGCGCTGAACCTCTATTTCAAAAAAACACTGGACAGCCTGGGAAGTGAAGTGGTGGTGAATGCGGACTACGGCAACTATGCACGCAATGAAACGGATATAAATAATAACAACTTTTACAATGAACAGGATCAGGTATTTCAGGATCCGTATATTTTTCGCAACAACCAGCCTGCTGCGGTGCAATTATTTTCCGCTAAACTGGATTACACCAAATACTTTTCACCAAAAACAAGGTTGGAAGCAGGCGCTAAATACAGCCTGGTAACCAATGATAATAATTTGATCGCAGACTCGCTTGAAAGCCAACAATGGGTAAATGATAATTCCCGCTCGAATCATTTTATTTATAGGGAACAGATTGCCGCCGCCTATACCAGCTTTATGAAAGACTGGGGAGCAATCTCCGCGCAAGTCGGATTAAGGGCAGAGCAGACCATCGGAAGCGGTGAATCGAAAACCCTGAACCAGACAGATGAACGGAATTATCTAAATCTTTTTCCAACTGTTTTTCTTTCACAAAAATTAGATTCGGTAAATACCCTGCAACTCAATTATGCGCGTCGTATCAGCCGCCCTTCCTACCAGAGTCTGAATCCCTTTGTAATGTATGTAGACCCTTATACTGTATTTAAGGGAAATCCTTACCTAAGGCCTTCTTACTCCAATTCTTTTGAATTAAAGCATATTTATAAACAATTACTGTTTACGACCCTTTCTTACAGGTTCTCCAACAAAAATCAGGTACAAACCATTCAGCAAGATGCAGGTACCGGGCGCGTAACAACCATTAATGAAAACGCGGGAAGGACCGATTATGTGCGCCTGGATGTTTCCATCCAGTTACAACCGGTCAAATGGTGGTCTGCTCAAAATAATATCGGCATTAACTGGTCAAGAAGCTTGTCGGATATACCGGGCTTCAGCTATGATACAAAAGCCTTTTCAGGCGATTTAAGCTCCAATCATAGCTTTACTCTGAATAAAAACCTGAAACTGACGACCAATTTTTATTATTCGGCCCCCGGAAAGTCGGGCATTGCAAAACTGTTAAGCAGTTATGCCTGGTCAGTGGGCGCGCAGCAGCAATTATGGAACCAGAAAGCCAGTATCCGCTTTAATATCTATAACCTGCTCTCCACACATACCTACCGTGCGCACTACCTGGGCGAGGGCATTGATATTGTATGGCGGAATGAATGGGAAGGGCGCCGGTTTAACCTGAGCTTTGTATATAAATTCGGCAACCAGAAAATAAAGGCCGCCAGGGAGCGCAATACTTCCTCAGAAGAAAAGAACAGGATCAGCTTATAA
- the rdgB gene encoding RdgB/HAM1 family non-canonical purine NTP pyrophosphatase, giving the protein MITLIFATNNENKVREIRQALPEAFEIISLKEAGILKDIPEPFDTLEENATEKSTVIHKMTGKNCFSEDSGLMVTALDGAPGVKSARFADGEPEYASNTDKLLHLLKDTQQRTAHFKTVISLIINAKELQFEGICTGRIATEAQGTNGFGYDPVFIPDGSDKTFGQMSLEEKQEFSHRKKAVKKLVVYLKESMQVDRLTS; this is encoded by the coding sequence ATGATCACACTCATTTTTGCCACCAATAACGAAAATAAGGTCCGGGAGATCCGCCAGGCATTACCGGAAGCGTTTGAAATCATTAGTCTTAAAGAAGCCGGGATTTTGAAAGACATCCCGGAGCCTTTTGATACCCTGGAAGAAAATGCGACGGAAAAATCCACGGTCATTCATAAAATGACCGGGAAAAATTGCTTCAGCGAAGACAGTGGTTTGATGGTAACGGCATTAGATGGCGCGCCGGGGGTAAAAAGCGCGCGTTTTGCGGATGGCGAGCCGGAGTATGCTTCCAATACAGATAAATTGCTGCACCTGCTCAAAGACACCCAGCAGCGAACGGCTCATTTCAAAACCGTTATATCGCTCATTATCAATGCAAAAGAACTGCAATTTGAAGGCATTTGCACCGGCCGGATCGCCACAGAAGCACAGGGAACCAATGGATTTGGTTACGACCCGGTATTTATTCCCGATGGCAGCGATAAAACTTTCGGACAAATGTCTTTAGAAGAAAAACAGGAATTTAGCCACCGGAAGAAAGCCGTTAAAAAACTGGTGGTATATTTGAAAGAAAGTATGCAGGTTGATAGGTTGACAAGTTAA
- a CDS encoding DNA topoisomerase IV subunit B, translating to MAKETLAPKTGAEYNEDSIKSLDWKEHIRLRPGMYIGKLGDGNSPDDGIYVLVKEVMDNCIDEYMMGYGKTVELSIKDHTVTVRDYGRGIPLGKVVDVVSKINTGAKYDSRAFQKSVGLNGVGTKAVNALSTYFKVTAFRDGKEKGAEFERGVLTNESKELKTTGDNGTLVTFTPDNTIFKNFKFYPEFLENLIWNYCFLNAGLKIIFNGKSYVSRNGLLDLLQRKTNEDEIRYPIIHLKGEDIEVAITHGNDYGEELYSFVNGQHTTQGGTHQQAFREAFVKTVRDFYKKDYEASDIRGAIVAAVAVRVVEPVFESQTKTKLGSQNVDINGPSMKQFVGDFLSKALDDFLHKNPSTADALKKRIEQSERERKDLAGIKKLANERAKKANLHNRKLRDCRFHLNEEPPAKNKEEFIAKQNETTIFITEGDSASGSITKARNVETQAVFSLRGKPLNSFGLTKKVVYENEEFNLLQHALNIEEGMEGLRFNNIVIATDADVDGMHIRLLIMTFFLQFFPELVKQEKVYVLETPLFRVRDKKETIYCYSEAEKKAAIKKLSGKPEVTRFKGLGEISPDEFSQFIAGDMRKQLMRVEQGDHIQQLLEYYMGKNTMDRQEFIIDNLVVEIDQAEEEAVA from the coding sequence ATGGCAAAAGAAACACTAGCACCGAAGACAGGAGCTGAATATAATGAAGACAGTATTAAAAGCCTCGACTGGAAAGAGCATATTCGCCTGCGTCCGGGGATGTATATTGGAAAATTAGGCGATGGCAACAGCCCGGATGATGGTATTTATGTGCTGGTGAAAGAAGTAATGGATAACTGTATTGATGAATATATGATGGGCTATGGGAAAACCGTTGAGCTTTCTATAAAAGATCATACGGTTACCGTTCGGGATTATGGCCGGGGCATTCCATTGGGAAAAGTGGTGGATGTGGTGAGCAAGATCAATACCGGGGCTAAATACGATAGCCGCGCTTTTCAAAAATCGGTAGGTTTGAATGGGGTGGGTACCAAGGCGGTAAACGCCTTGAGCACTTATTTTAAAGTAACGGCTTTCCGCGACGGTAAGGAAAAAGGAGCGGAGTTTGAAAGAGGCGTGCTCACCAACGAAAGCAAAGAATTAAAGACCACAGGCGACAACGGCACGCTGGTCACCTTTACACCCGATAATACCATTTTTAAGAATTTTAAATTTTACCCGGAGTTCCTGGAAAACCTGATCTGGAACTATTGCTTCCTGAACGCAGGACTTAAAATTATCTTTAACGGGAAAAGCTATGTAAGCCGTAACGGCCTGCTGGACCTGCTGCAGCGCAAGACCAATGAGGATGAAATACGCTACCCGATCATTCACCTGAAAGGAGAAGATATTGAAGTGGCCATTACCCATGGCAATGATTATGGCGAGGAACTCTACAGCTTTGTTAACGGTCAGCATACCACCCAGGGGGGCACGCATCAGCAGGCCTTCCGCGAGGCGTTTGTAAAAACCGTCCGTGATTTTTACAAGAAAGATTATGAAGCCTCTGATATCCGTGGCGCCATCGTGGCGGCTGTAGCGGTGCGTGTAGTAGAGCCGGTTTTTGAAAGCCAGACCAAAACCAAGCTGGGCTCACAAAATGTGGATATCAACGGCCCAAGCATGAAACAATTTGTGGGTGATTTCCTGTCAAAAGCGCTGGATGATTTTTTACATAAAAACCCGTCTACCGCTGATGCCCTGAAGAAAAGAATTGAACAAAGTGAGCGGGAACGGAAAGACCTGGCGGGCATTAAAAAACTGGCGAATGAACGGGCTAAAAAAGCCAACCTGCACAACCGCAAATTGCGGGATTGCCGGTTTCATTTAAATGAGGAACCGCCTGCAAAAAATAAAGAGGAGTTTATTGCCAAACAAAATGAAACCACCATTTTTATTACGGAGGGGGATAGCGCCAGTGGTTCCATTACCAAGGCACGGAACGTGGAAACCCAGGCGGTGTTTAGCCTGCGGGGGAAGCCGTTGAATAGTTTTGGCCTGACCAAAAAAGTAGTATACGAAAATGAAGAGTTTAATTTGCTGCAGCACGCCCTGAATATTGAGGAGGGAATGGAAGGGCTGCGTTTTAATAATATTGTTATTGCCACCGATGCCGATGTGGACGGCATGCACATCCGGTTGCTGATTATGACCTTCTTTCTGCAGTTCTTTCCGGAGCTGGTAAAACAGGAAAAAGTATATGTGCTGGAAACGCCTTTGTTCCGGGTGCGGGATAAAAAAGAAACGATCTATTGTTACAGTGAGGCCGAAAAAAAGGCGGCGATAAAAAAATTATCCGGCAAGCCGGAAGTGACCCGTTTTAAAGGGTTGGGTGAAATCAGTCCCGATGAGTTTTCGCAGTTTATTGCCGGCGATATGCGCAAACAATTGATGCGGGTAGAGCAGGGCGACCATATTCAGCAATTGCTGGAATATTATATGGGGAAAAACACTATGGACCGGCAGGAGTTTATCATTGATAACCTGGTGGTGGAAATCGATCAGGCAGAGGAAGAAGCAGTTGCATAA